Proteins co-encoded in one Raphanus sativus cultivar WK10039 unplaced genomic scaffold, ASM80110v3 Scaffold0208, whole genome shotgun sequence genomic window:
- the LOC108860317 gene encoding zinc-finger homeodomain protein 2 → MNFEEQEEEMEMSGVHPSGGYDSLSGEGATSSGGVGGGRRRTSVGEKTRYRECLKNHAVNIAGHAVDGCCEFMPTGEDGSLDALKCAACGCHRNFHRKETEMISGRAHVVPTYYNRPPQLPPPGYRQLAASADEEDTSNPNSSGGTKAKRFRTKFTAEQKEKMFALAERLGWRMQKHDDVAVEQFCAETGVRRQVLKIWMHNNKNSLEFH, encoded by the coding sequence ATGAATTTTGaggagcaagaagaagaaatggagaTGTCGGGTGTTCATCCCTCTGGGGGTTACGACTCTCTAAGCGGTGAGGGAGCCACGTCCAGCGGCGGTGtcggaggaggaagaagaagaacaagcgTTGGAGAGAAGACAAGGTATAGAGAGTGCCTGAAGAATCATGCCGTTAATATCGCTGGCCACGCCGTGGACGGCTGCTGCGAGTTCATGCCTACCGGTGAAGATGGTTCGCTCGACGCTCTTAAGTGTGCCGCTTGTGGCTGCCACCGCAACTTCCACCGTAAGGAAACCGAAATGATCAGCGGCAGGGCCCACGTAGTTCCGACGTACTACAACCGCCCGCCTCAGCTGCCGCCGCCAGGATACAGGCAACTGGCTGCCTCGGCGGACGAGGAGGATACGTCTAACCCGAACAGCAGCGGTGGAACCAAGGCTAAGAGGTTTAGAACGAAATTCACGGCGGAGCAGAAGGAGAAGATGTTTGCATTAGCGGAGAGGTTAGGGTGGCGGATGCAGAAGCACGATGACGTGGCGGTTGAGCAGTTCTGTGCGGAGACTGGTGTTAGGAGACAAGTGCTTAAAATCTGGATGCATAACAACAAGAACTCTCTTG